The nucleotide sequence AGGTCGTCCACGGCCCGGCCACGGCCCCCCAACCGGTCTTCGAAACCCGCTTGGACGGCAAGGGCGTGTGGGTGCGGATGCCGGCCTGATCGGATACTCGCGCGGACACCCCCGTCGCCCACCGCGGAGCAAGGCTCCGCGGTGGGCGACGGGGTGGGCGACGGGGTGGGGGCGTCGGACGAGGCGCTGCGGCAGGGCCGGGGGCGAGCCGGGGGCAGGGCTGGGGCCGGGGTGCGGTGCCGTGCGAGCCCAGCCGCGGTTGGCGGGTCGGCACCCCGCGACGGCGACGTCCGGTCGGGTGCGGACGTCCGGTCGGGTGCGGTGGTGTTCGCGGGGTCGACGTCACGTGGTGCCGCGGAACGTGTGGCGGTGCCCTTGGTGCCGCGCCGTGCTCGTCGGGTGCCTCACCGTGCTCGTCGCCTCGCTCCGGCCGCCTTTGCCGGCACCGCGCGGTGCGTGTCTCCCGCTCACGCCACCTCGTCCGGCTCGTCGACGTCCGGTGTTTCGTCGTCGGCGTCGGGGCGGGGCAGTTTCGGGAGGAGGCCCAATTCGCCGTCCGATTGCGGGTGTTCGATACCGGGGGCGGTCGTGTGGGCCAGGTCGTCGATGACGCCGGTCAGGTTGCCGGTGCGGCGGTAGGCGGACCGCTGGCGGTCGGCGCCGCATCCGTCGCGGCGGACGCCGTCCAGCAGGGTGTGCACGGTCGCCAGGTCGCCCAGGGCGTCCAACGCCGGTGTGGCCCGGGCGACGAGGCGATCGAGGAGGACCGCGGCCGGCTCGGGGCTGCCGGTCATCGGGTCGAGTCCGACCCCGGCGAGGCCCGCCTGCGCGGCCCGGCGGTGCGCGGCGGTCAGGAGCGGGGCACGCACCTCGGGCGCCGGGCGGCCTTCGCGGATGTCCATGAGGCAAACGGACGCGAGTCCGCGGAGCAGCGCGGCGATGAGGACGGTCGTGTCCGGATCGGCGCACACGTCGGCGACCCGGATCTCCAGCGTGGGCACGTGTTCCGACGGCCGGGAGTGCCAGTAGAGCATCCCGCGGTCGAGAATCGTGTCCGAACGCACCAGGGCGTCGATCACATGTTCGTATTCGTGCAGGTCCAGCTGCGGCGCGGGGCCGACGGTGGGCCACTGCTCCCACATCACCGAGCGCCAGCTCGCGTACCCCGTGTCGGCGCCGCCGACGTACGGCGAGTTCGCCGACAAAGCCTGGATGACCGGAAGCCACGGGCGCAGCCGGTTGCCGAGGGCGAGAGCGCCGGCCCGGTCGAACGTGCCGAGGTGGACGTGGCAGCCGCACAGTCCCCCGCCGAGTTGGTCGACGAGAGCGCCGTATCGGGCGGCCATGTGCGCGTAGCGGGGTTGGTCGGTGACCGGGACGACACGGTCGGGGGCGAGCACGGGGGTGCCGGACGCGACGACCAGGCAGCCCTCCGCGGCGGCGGCGACCGCGACGGCCCGCCGCAGGCGGGTCAGTTCGGTGCGCAGGGACGCCAGGCTCGCCAGCGGCGGTGTGCACACTTCGATCTGCGACGTCAGGAATTCGGCCTGAACGTGGTCGCCGAGCGCGTCCCGGGCGGTTTTGACGACTTGCGGGGCCCGGTCGTCGAGGACCCGGCCGAGGCGGCCCATCAGGAAGAATTCCTCCTCGACGCCGATGCTCGGCCGAGGGAACGCGGTGCTGGGCATGCCGCGCGGCTACCCGGTCGGTGCGGGGGCAACCGTTGCGGCATTCGGGCCCGTGGTCGGTGGGGTGGCCCCGGGGCGCACGGCACGGCGGCGGGGCCGGGTCGTCGCCTGGGGTCTGTCGACGGTGCGGGAGTCCGTGGGGGGCGTGGGTCGGCCGGGCCCGGCGGTGGCGCGGCGGCCCTCTCGCACTCCTTTCCGATAAAAGCCGCTTTTCTCGACAAAATCCATCAAACCTTGCGGTTCCCACCCACTGCCCTTCGGTTTGACAATGAAAGGACCAGCCGAGCCATCCACCGGAGGTGGGCACCATGTCGGATGTGAAGCGCTGGACCGTCGAGATCCATCTGACCGAGAAGACCGGCGTCGACGAGTTCGAGGGTGACATTTCGGTGCGTACGCACGCCGAGGCGCGCCTGAGCACCGGGGAGACCGAGG is from Yinghuangia sp. ASG 101 and encodes:
- a CDS encoding carboxylate-amine ligase is translated as MPSTAFPRPSIGVEEEFFLMGRLGRVLDDRAPQVVKTARDALGDHVQAEFLTSQIEVCTPPLASLASLRTELTRLRRAVAVAAAAEGCLVVASGTPVLAPDRVVPVTDQPRYAHMAARYGALVDQLGGGLCGCHVHLGTFDRAGALALGNRLRPWLPVIQALSANSPYVGGADTGYASWRSVMWEQWPTVGPAPQLDLHEYEHVIDALVRSDTILDRGMLYWHSRPSEHVPTLEIRVADVCADPDTTVLIAALLRGLASVCLMDIREGRPAPEVRAPLLTAAHRRAAQAGLAGVGLDPMTGSPEPAAVLLDRLVARATPALDALGDLATVHTLLDGVRRDGCGADRQRSAYRRTGNLTGVIDDLAHTTAPGIEHPQSDGELGLLPKLPRPDADDETPDVDEPDEVA